The Niastella koreensis GR20-10 genome includes a window with the following:
- a CDS encoding uracil-DNA glycosylase family protein: MKTAAQKLTQSYAILNFLKNLKPQLKLGAGIEIMNPFSDAVAVQLAETFYHKYYNDQHPRKYIFGINPGRFGAGVTGVPFTDPIRLKDVCGIDSDLPKKAELSSLFVYAVIDAYGGPEAFYRDFYITALSPLGFTKNGVNLNYYDDKELLKDSEPFILQCIREQLASIATTQDVCYCLGEGTNYRIFQKLNVKHQFFKEIVPLPHPRWVMQYRRKKMDEFVKVYVEKLKRM, from the coding sequence ATGAAGACCGCCGCTCAAAAACTTACGCAATCGTATGCCATCCTGAATTTTCTAAAAAATCTGAAGCCTCAGCTCAAATTGGGGGCCGGGATAGAGATCATGAACCCGTTTTCCGATGCGGTTGCCGTACAATTAGCGGAAACGTTCTACCATAAATATTACAACGACCAGCACCCGCGTAAATACATCTTCGGCATCAATCCCGGGCGGTTTGGCGCGGGGGTTACAGGCGTGCCTTTTACCGATCCCATCCGGTTGAAAGACGTATGCGGTATAGATAGTGATCTGCCTAAAAAGGCGGAATTGTCGTCGCTGTTTGTGTATGCGGTGATAGATGCCTATGGCGGACCTGAAGCTTTTTACCGCGATTTTTATATTACGGCGCTGTCACCATTGGGTTTTACAAAGAATGGCGTAAACCTGAATTATTACGATGACAAGGAATTGCTGAAAGACAGTGAGCCATTTATTTTACAATGTATCCGGGAGCAACTGGCCTCCATTGCTACTACACAGGACGTATGTTATTGTTTAGGGGAAGGCACCAATTACAGGATCTTTCAAAAGCTGAATGTAAAACATCAGTTCTTTAAAGAGATTGTTCCGTTACCGCATCCGAGGTGGGTTATGCAATACAGGCGTAAAAAGATGGATGAGTTTGTTAAGGTGTATGTGGAGAAACTGAAACGAATGTGA
- a CDS encoding tRNA-(ms[2]io[6]A)-hydroxylase produces MSTTNETKNILGLHLPTDPRWVNLAELSLEYILTDHAYCEQKAATSCISLIQRYSELEKLVTDLAPIVTEEWGHFRLVLAELQKRNLKLGKQRKDEYVNQLQVFQKKDGSPEQRLLDKLLIFALIEARSCERFKRLSEGLDDEYLRNFYRRFMESEAGHYHLFIELAETYVDKAIVRKRWQEWLVYEAELINKLEVRGDRMH; encoded by the coding sequence ATGAGCACCACCAACGAAACAAAGAATATCTTAGGCCTGCACCTGCCCACCGACCCACGCTGGGTAAACCTGGCCGAATTATCACTGGAATACATTCTTACCGACCACGCATATTGTGAGCAAAAAGCGGCTACCAGCTGTATTTCGCTGATCCAGCGATACAGCGAACTGGAAAAACTGGTCACTGATCTGGCGCCTATTGTTACCGAAGAATGGGGGCATTTTCGCCTGGTGCTGGCCGAACTGCAAAAACGCAACCTGAAGCTGGGCAAACAACGAAAAGACGAATACGTAAACCAACTGCAGGTATTTCAAAAAAAAGATGGCAGCCCCGAACAACGCCTGCTCGATAAACTATTGATCTTCGCCCTAATTGAAGCCCGCAGCTGCGAACGTTTTAAACGCCTCAGCGAAGGGCTCGATGATGAATACCTGCGCAACTTTTACCGCCGTTTTATGGAAAGCGAAGCCGGCCATTATCACTTATTCATTGAGCTGGCCGAAACTTATGTGGATAAAGCTATTGTTCGTAAACGCTGGCAGGAATGGTTGGTTTACGAAGCAGAACTTATAAATAAATTGGAAGTGAGGGGTGATAGGATGCATTAG